GGGGCCGGGGCTTCTGCCACGGGGGGTGGCGTGATTAATGCGGGCGCTGGTGCCGGCGCCTCAAATGGCGTCGGCGTTGACTGGAGCCGGATTCGTGCCGACGAGTTAGGTGCCGGTGGCGGCGGACCCTTGATGGCTGGTGGCGGTGGTCCTTTGATGAGTGCTGGTGGCGGCGCTACTGCCGGTGCAGGTGCGATGGTTGGCGTGGCTTCAACAACGGGTGCTGGCGCGATCACTACTGCTGATTCATTTGTTGGTTGTTCAGCTGCCTGGGCGGCGCGGGGTGTAAAGCGCATCGCTGCGACCGATTTAACCACTTCGAGGCCAAGCTGGGTTTTTACATGATCGATCAATTCTTGAGTGTGGAATGGCTTGGAAAGTTGGCTTGTGAATCCTGCCGCTTCCAGGGCGCTCTGTTCGACAGGCGCTTGTCCTGAACTAAGCAAGACCAATGGGAAACGCCCGCCAGCTGCAGCAGCGAGCATATCTTGAGCCAAACTTAGGCCGCTGTCCGCGCCAAGGTTTGCGTCTACCAGCGCGAGATCTGGAGTCTTTTCACTAAGTGCGGCCAAGGCTGAAGCGCCATCGGCGACCGTGGTAAGCTCGAAGTCTTCGTGCGCAAAGGTGATGTCTACAGCTTTTCGTATGGTGGTAGAATCATCCACAACCAAGATGTGATGGGACATAGAACGCTCCGGTCCGGATATATTTAAATCTTGTTATATTCCGCATGTTTGGTCGGCGCAAATGGCGATGAGACTTCAGTGCAAAAGAATTGTTATTGAATGATTGCTCAGGGCCTTGCAGAGGTGATCTTGTCCCGAGGGTCTGTTAAGTTTCTCCAATGTTCATGCGAATCACCACCGTCTGTGTCCTGCTGGTCGCTTTGGCCGGCTGCCAAGTCTATGAGTTTGTGTTTATTCCAGACGCAGAAAAGCAGGGGAGTTGGCTCCATTTTAGTGTGGAAACACCTTCACGCGCGGACCTTTTATTTGTAGTCGATAACTCTGAGAGTATGGCAGATGAGCAAGCCAGCCTAGCCGCGTCATTCTCGCAGATGCTTGATGTCTTGGCTCCTCAGGACACAAGTTACCGAATTGGCATCGTTTCGACCGACGCTCATGGTTTTCAAACCGACTGTTGTGGCACCCAAAACCCATTGATCGATGTTGGCACCGATCGGTCGATTGATGGCGCCCGTGGTAATTGTCAGAGTTGCGATTGCGGTGGCGGGGAAGACTGTTTCACATGTGTAGCTTGTGAGCCTTTGGTTGAAATTGCTAGGCCTCACGATGGGGTTAAGGGAAGGCTTCTGGCCGCGTACGACCCTGCGGTTTACCAGCTGGAAGCATGGAGTCACCTCAGCGCAGACCTACAATCCGTGTTGCCTGCGGTGTTTCCATCAGGTCCCAGTGATGCGATGCACGTGATTGACCGTGAATCTTTGACGTTACAGGCCTGCGATGCCTGCGGCTGCCCAGATTGCACTCAATCGAGTTCCTCCTGCGAACCCTTTTTTGAAAACTGTGTGGAGGACCTGACGACTGTTCTGGTGGAGGCCCATTTTCGGAGTAATTTAAAAGGCTTGGGAGTTGATGGTTTTGGCTGGGAAGAAGGCATTAAATCAGCAATGCTGGCCGTTGGTTTGGACCCAGAGGAACCGGAAACTCTTGAGCCCGCCTATAATTTGGTCGCCAATGGTGCCCCGAATCAGTTTAGCGTTAACGCGATGGACGAGCCTTGGTTGCGCGACGATGCTGTATTGGCCATTGCCTTTGTTACTGATGAGGAGGATTGCTCGATGCCTTCCCATCTGATGGTGCTGCGGCATCAATACGAAGAGAACGGCTTCCCGGTTGGTTCGATTTGCTATCAACCAGACCAAAAAGAGCGCTTTCTAAAGGTCCAGGATATGGCCACCCAGCTTCTGGGTAAAAAGGGCAACGCCACGTCTCGCATGACGGTGAGTGTAATCGCCGGCGTAGAGCCCGGTTCCGGTGAGCTTGGATGGCGGGAAGCATCTGCCACTAGCTGTGTCGCGAGCGATACTGGTGTTTCAGGTACTTGTGATTGTTTCGCCGGAGCTTCGGCGCAGGATTACCCCGACTGGTGCCAGTTTACTGAGGGGCCTGAAGGTTCTCCGGCGTGTGATGCGTTGGGAGGGTCTCGTTATCTGGAATTTGCCAATGCTTTCGAACGGCGAAGTTTCGAGTCTATTTGCGAGGGAGCCGATGATGGGTTTGGCGAAGCGCTGGAGCGATTTGCAC
Above is a genomic segment from Deltaproteobacteria bacterium containing:
- a CDS encoding VWA domain-containing protein, whose amino-acid sequence is MFMRITTVCVLLVALAGCQVYEFVFIPDAEKQGSWLHFSVETPSRADLLFVVDNSESMADEQASLAASFSQMLDVLAPQDTSYRIGIVSTDAHGFQTDCCGTQNPLIDVGTDRSIDGARGNCQSCDCGGGEDCFTCVACEPLVEIARPHDGVKGRLLAAYDPAVYQLEAWSHLSADLQSVLPAVFPSGPSDAMHVIDRESLTLQACDACGCPDCTQSSSSCEPFFENCVEDLTTVLVEAHFRSNLKGLGVDGFGWEEGIKSAMLAVGLDPEEPETLEPAYNLVANGAPNQFSVNAMDEPWLRDDAVLAIAFVTDEEDCSMPSHLMVLRHQYEENGFPVGSICYQPDQKERFLKVQDMATQLLGKKGNATSRMTVSVIAGVEPGSGELGWREASATSCVASDTGVSGTCDCFAGASAQDYPDWCQFTEGPEGSPACDALGGSRYLEFANAFERRSFESICEGADDGFGEALERFALLATEACFTLEGIEPAGQLATNVSVHRRARELVAESPMEKLDFVAESGDRGWYYDARENKVCLSQIERRIGDSYSIFVVHSDEVDYSR
- a CDS encoding response regulator — translated: MSHHILVVDDSTTIRKAVDITFAHEDFELTTVADGASALAALSEKTPDLALVDANLGADSGLSLAQDMLAAAAGGRFPLVLLSSGQAPVEQSALEAAGFTSQLSKPFHTQELIDHVKTQLGLEVVKSVAAMRFTPRAAQAAEQPTNESAVVIAPAPVVEATPTIAPAPAVAPPPALIKGPPPPAIKGPPPPAPNSSARIRLQSTPTPFEAPAPAPALITPPPVAEAPAPALIPDAPVDFDAPSAALITEPPLSEPPAAALIPDAPAEPEPPAPVLITEPTAAADLARTQLDDESPFIAETTSPTVMDLPPPASDFETEAAELTPPALEVPELAPIPVPEAPTMVMHALTNEAEDEPYKPEPTHSVPALTSPVTDLGLGIDLGSIAEGVSAGAGKLSVADGEVDMDALMPVIEAAVRKVTAEVVERVVWEVVPDLAERLIREHLNNRGS